The DNA segment GGCGCTGGAAGTGGCGCTCAACCTCGCCATGGCCCACTGGGGCCATGGCCGCCAGATCTTCGCCGGCGCCCTCTGCCTCGCCCTGGGCTTCGGACTCACCGCCTGGGCCACGGTGCCCGCCACGCTGATCGTCACGACGGTGATCTGGACCTTCGGGGAGATGATCCTCTTCCCCGCCATGAGCGACGCCGTGGCCACGCTGGCGCCGCCGGATCGCCGCGGCGAGTACATGGGCCTGCTGTCCCTGTGCTTCGCGGGCGCCCTGGCGCTGGGCCCCTGGCTCGGCGTCCTCGCCTACGCGCAGGTGGGACCGAAGGCCGTGTGGCTGTCCACCTTCGTCATCTGCACCGCTGCGGGCCTGCTGCTGGCGCGGTTCAAGGCGGGCGCCGTCACGCCCTGACCGGATCCCCCACCCGGATCAGCCCACCTTCGACAATTTCAGCCCGCAGCCCGCCGCGGTGGATGAGGCCGGGCAGGATCTGGGGCTTGCCGGTCATCCGGGCCAGATCGGCGCAGGGTTCGCACAGCTCGTGGCCCCGCAGCCTCGCTTCGCCCACGGTGAACTCGCGGCCCACCAAATGGTTCAGGGCCACGCCGCGGGTGACGAGGTTCCGGCGCGTCTCCCCCGGCGCCAGCACCATCCCCAGCTCCCGCTCCAGCGCCTCGATGGCCTCCGCTTCGATCAGCGTGACCTGGCGGCTGGGCTTGGGCTTGGCCGAGAAGGTTCCCTTCCGCTCGGCGTAGCGGTCGCCCTCCAGGCCCACGCCCGCGAGGGCCACCGCCTCGTCCGTGCTCCGCATGGGCGCTTCCGCGGCGGCGGCAAGATGGATGGATTCGACGCGGCCCAGGTCCATGGCAGCCTCCCCGGCCAGTGTCCGGAAAACGGAAGGGGAGCGCCAGGGCCCCTCAGTTCCGGACGAGATCCCGCCGGTCCACCAGCCGGAAGGTCCGGTCCTTCCAGCGGAGGCTGAGCGGCTCGACCTGAAGGTCGACGGGAGACACCCGGCGGGGCTTCTCCCGCCCCTGCTCCCGGGGCAGGAGGAAGGCCTGCTCGATCTCGCGGAAGCCCTCCCGGTCCTCCGGGAACATCACGTAGCGCACGAGCCAGTGGGTGACGTCGGCGTAGACCTCGTAGCCGTAGTGGCGGCAGTCCGGATCGGCGAGACCGTGGGATTCCAGCCGGACCCAGGCCGGCGGAATCGGCTCCGCCTGGAAGGCCGGAATGGCGCCGGAGGGACGGACGCCCGGGGGCTCGACGGGCCCCTGGAAGGAAAGGGCCAACAGGCAGGCAGCGATCCAGGGCGGCATGGGAAACATCCTCGCGCAGAGCCTCCAGGCTCCCCCGCCGCCGGCACCACGGGGCGACGGCGGCGTGAGGAGGCTGTGACTTTCGGGGCTGGATCTCAGCCCTGGAGGACGGCTTCGAGCTGATCCACGGCCCAGTCGATCTGCTCCTTGGTGATGACGAGGGGCGGGGCCAGGCGGATGGTATCCACGTGGGTGTCCTTGCAGAGCATCCCGCGGTCCTTCAGCAGGTAGCAGTACTTCCGGGCGCCGCCCGCTTCCGGCTTGAGCTGGACCCCGGCCCACAGGCCGCGGACGCGCACCTCCTGGAGCTTGGACGTCTTCATGCCCTTCAGCCGGGCTTCCAGGTGCTTGCCCAGTTCGGCGGCCCTCGCCACCAGCTTCTCGTCCACCAGGACGTCGAGGGCGGCGCTGGCGACGGCGCAGGCCAACGGATTGCCGCCGTAGGTGCTGCCGTGGATCCCCGGCGTGAACACGTCCATCACCTCGTCGTTCGCCAGGAAGGCGGAGACGGGGTAGTAGCCGCCGCTGAGGGCCTTGCCGATGGTGATTCCGTCGGGACGGATGCCCTCGTGCTCGAAGGCGAACAGCTTGCCCGTGCGCCCCAGGCCCGACTGGATCTCGTCGAGCACCAGCAGGACGTTGTTCTGGTCCGCGACCTCGCGCAGGCCCTTGAGGAAGCCCTGGGGCGGGATGACCACGCCGCCCTCGCCCTGGATGGGCTCCATGAAGATGGCGCAGGTGTTGGGGGTGATCGCCCGCTTCACCGCCTCCAGGTCGCCGTAGGGGACGATCACGAAGCCGGGCGTGAAGGGGCCGAAGCGGCTGGTGCTGTCGGGATCGGTGCTGAAGCCCACGATGGTGGTGGTCCGCCCGTGGAAGTTGCCGTCGGCCACGATGATCTCGGCGGCGCCGTACTCGATGCCCTTCTTGTCGTAGCCCCACTTCCGCATGGCCTTGAGCGCGGTCTCCACGGCCTCCGCACCGCTGTTCATCAGCAGGGCCTTGTCGAAGCCGGTGAGTTTGCACAGCTTCTCGAGCAGCGGCGGGAACTGGTCGTTGCGGAAGGCGCGGCTGGTGAGCGCGAGCGTCTTGATCTGGGCGATCATCGCCTCGCCGATCTTCGGATGGTTGTGGCCCTGGTTCACGGCGGAGTAGGCGGCCAGGAAGTCCATGTACTGCTTGCCGTCCACGTCCGTGAGGAAGACGCCTTCGCCCTTGGTGCACACCACGTCCAGCGGATGGTAGTTGTGCGCGCCGTACTGGTTCTCCTGCTGGATCAGGGCTTCGGATGTCGCGGCGAAGGTGGCCATGGGAACTCCGGAAAAGGGTCTGGGAAGGGGCGGGCTCAGTATGGGCCCGGGAAAAGGGGATTGGCAGGTAGCCCAAGGGCTTCTTGACGAACTGTCAGGACCGAATATCCGCGTCCCGCCCCCGCCGGGCGGGGAAATCCCGCCGCTGGGCGGAGGGATGGGACAATGGGTCCATCCGCTTCTACCTTGATTCCACTGGAGATCCCATGAGCGACCAACCGACTTCCCTCTACGGCGATCAGCCCCAGGCGCCCCCGCCTCCGCCCGGCCTGATGGATCAGTTGGCCGGCGTGTTCACGGAACCCAAAGCGCTCATGCTCCGCCTCCGCCAGCGTCCCGTCTGGATCGGCGCCCTCCTCCTGGCCGTGGGAATCGGCATCGTGGCGGGGCTGATCTGGGCCTCGAAGGTGGACATGGCCGAGATGACCCGCCATCAGATGGAGCGCACCCGCGACCTCTTCCACATGAACATTCCCGACCAGGCCATGGAGGACGCCATCTCCAAGGCCGAGGGGAAGAAACCCTGGCTGAGCGCCGTCTCCGGCGCGGTGTTCGCGATCCCCTTCGTCTACCTGGTCGTCGCCCTCATCGTGTGGGGCTTCGCCGCCATGGGCACCGAGGACGGCGAGACGTCCCCCACCTTCGGCCAGGCCTTCTCCGTCACCTGCGTCCACTACCTGGTCACCCTTCCGGCCACCCTGCTGGCGGGGATCATCGCCCTGCTGCGCCCGGTGGGCGGACACAGCCTCCAGCAGTTGATGCCCACGGTGCTGAGCTTCTACGTCAGTCCGGAGTCGGGCTTCGTCCGTGGACTGCTGGCCCTGGTGGACCCGCTGTGGATCTTCTCCTTCGTGGTCCTGGCCCTCGGCATGCGCCACGCCCTCAAGACCAAAACCTGGGCCATCTGCGCGTGCCTGACCCTGTTCGTGGTGCTGGGCGGCGGCCTCCGCTTCGTGGGGGGCCTGTTCCAGTGAAAGGCAACACCAAACTGCTTGTCTTCGGCGGGCTGGGCCTCGCCGCGCTGATCGCCCTCGGGCTCGCCTTCGGCGGCGCCAAGGACGACGACAGCGCGTTCTCCTGGGACGCGGTGGGCCGCGGCGATATCCGCGAGACCATCAGCGCCAGCGGCGAGGTCCGCGCCAAGACCCAGGTCAACATCGGCACGTCGGTGGCCGGCGAGATCAAGGCCATCCACGTGAAGGACGGCCAGGACGTGAAGGCGGGGGATCTCCTCGTCACCATCGACCAGGAGCGCCTGAAGCAGGCCATGGCCCAGGCCCGCGCGGCGCTCGAGGCCTCGCGCCAGGACGCCTCCCGCTTGGAGGCCGCCCGGCGGCGGGCGGAGGAGAGCTACCCGCGCTACGAATCGCTCCGCCACCAGGGGCTGATGTCCGACGAGGACTTTCTCCAGCAGAAGCTGGCCCGGGATACCGCGATCCTCGCCTCCAGCGCGGCCCGCGCCAACGTGGCCCAGAACGACGCCAACCTCAAGGGCATGGAGGACGGCCTGTCCAAGGCCACCCTCCGGGCGCCCGTCGCCGGCCGCGTCACCAGCCTCAAAGCGGAAAAGGGGGAGACGGCCATTCCCGGGATCAGCAACCTGCCCGGCGCGGTGCTGATGATCATCTCCGACATGAGCGAGATGCAGGCGGAGATCAAGGTCAACGAGAGCGAGGTGGTGCGCACCAAGGTGGGCCAGACCGCCCAGGTCACGGTGGAATCGCTGCCCGGGAAGGTCTTCCAGGGCTCCGTCATCGAGGTCGCCACGGGCACCGAGAAGACCGGCAACGACGCCAACCTCTACAAGGTGAAGGTCGTCCTTCAGGGCGCCCGGGAGGATCTGGAACAGCTGCGCCCGGGCATGAGCGCCCGGGCGGTCATCCTCACCCGCGAGGCCAAGAACGTCCTGCGCATTCCCCTTCAGGCGGTGCTGGAACGGGAGGGCAGCCTGGAGGAGGCCCAGAAGCGCGGCCTCCTCGCGCCCACCAGCCGCAACGTGGCCCTGGTCTTCCGAAGCGGCAAGGCGGAGGAGCGCACCGTGGACGTGGGCATCGCCAACACCCAGTTCTTCGAGCTGAAGGGCGGGCTCGCGGAGGGCGACAAGGTCCTCACCGGCCCCATCCGCAAGCTCAAGGATCTGAAGGACCGGGCCTCCGTCGCGCTCCGCTCCAAACCCGACAGCGAGCTGGCGAAGCTCAAGGACGCGAAGAAGTGATGGACGTCCAAGAACCCCTGGCAGCGGCCGTCCGCGCCCTCAAGGCCAACAAGCTGAGGTCGGCCCTCACCACCCTGGGCATCATCATCGGCGTGGCTGCGGTGATCGTGGTGGTGAGCCTCGTCCAGGGCCTGAAGACCAGCGTCCTGAAGCAGGTGGAGCGCGCCGGCAGCCAGACCATCTTCATCCGGCCCGTCTTCCCCATGGACATGCCCCTGGCCGACTACATGAAGATCAAGAACAAGGACATGACCCTGGACGAGATGCGGATGCTGGCCCGGTCCGTGCCCCAGATCACGCAGGTGACGCCGCTGTTCTTCAACGGCGCGGAGGTGAAGGCCGAGGGGCGCAGCGCCACCGTCAACCAGATCATGACGGACGAGACCTACCTGGAGCTGAACAGCATCTCGCTGACGGCGGGCCGCAACTTCGTGCCGTCGGACCTGCGGCTGGGAAACAAGGTGGCCATCATCGGCCCGCGCGTCCTCGAGAAACTGGGCTTGAAGGGCAACCCCATCGGCCGGATCGTCAGCACGCCCACCCTCAGCCTGGAGGTCATCGGCGTGCTGGAGGAGCAGGGCGCGCAGCTGGGCAACGACCCGGACCAGAACATCCTCATCCCGCTCACCACGGGGATGGCCCAGCTCACCGAGGCCCAGCGGCGGCAGCTCTTCTTCCAGGCCCGGGTGGATCCGCGCCTCTCCGCCGACGACGGCGCGGAACTGGTGGAGGAATCCCTGCGCCGCATCAAGGGCCTGCGCGGCACCGAGCCCAGCGGCTTCAAGGTCTTCAGCCCCAAGCAGATCACCGGAATCATCAGCGGAATCACGGGCACCATCACCGCCGTGGCCGGCGGCATGGTCTCCATTGCGCTGCTGGTGGGCGGGATCGGGATCATGAACATCATGCTGGTGAGCGTCACGGAGCGGACCCGCGAGATCGGCATCCGCAAGGCCGTGGGCGCGAAGCGCCGGGACGTGCTGCTCCAGTTCCTGATCGAGGCCGCCTTCCTGTGCATCCTGGGCGGGGCCATCGGGGTGGGCCTCGGCTTCGTCCTCGGCGCGGCCCTGGGCAAGGCCCTGCTGGGCTCCATGGGCTCCGTCCCGCTGTGGGCCCTGATCAGCGCCTTCGCCGTGCCCGCGGGCATCGGCCTGATCTTCGGCCTCTATCCCGCGGCGAAGGCCAGCAAGCTGGATCCGATCGAGGCCCTGCGGTACGAATGAGGGCCGCGCGGCTCCCGCGAGGGCGCGGCTAGACTGGACCCTCCCCCTCCGGAGTCCGCATGTCCAAGCTCGTCCGCATCGCCAACGGCCA comes from the Geothrix sp. 21YS21S-4 genome and includes:
- a CDS encoding MOSC domain-containing protein — its product is MDLGRVESIHLAAAAEAPMRSTDEAVALAGVGLEGDRYAERKGTFSAKPKPSRQVTLIEAEAIEALERELGMVLAPGETRRNLVTRGVALNHLVGREFTVGEARLRGHELCEPCADLARMTGKPQILPGLIHRGGLRAEIVEGGLIRVGDPVRA
- a CDS encoding efflux RND transporter periplasmic adaptor subunit produces the protein MKGNTKLLVFGGLGLAALIALGLAFGGAKDDDSAFSWDAVGRGDIRETISASGEVRAKTQVNIGTSVAGEIKAIHVKDGQDVKAGDLLVTIDQERLKQAMAQARAALEASRQDASRLEAARRRAEESYPRYESLRHQGLMSDEDFLQQKLARDTAILASSAARANVAQNDANLKGMEDGLSKATLRAPVAGRVTSLKAEKGETAIPGISNLPGAVLMIISDMSEMQAEIKVNESEVVRTKVGQTAQVTVESLPGKVFQGSVIEVATGTEKTGNDANLYKVKVVLQGAREDLEQLRPGMSARAVILTREAKNVLRIPLQAVLEREGSLEEAQKRGLLAPTSRNVALVFRSGKAEERTVDVGIANTQFFELKGGLAEGDKVLTGPIRKLKDLKDRASVALRSKPDSELAKLKDAKK
- a CDS encoding ABC transporter permease, whose protein sequence is MDVQEPLAAAVRALKANKLRSALTTLGIIIGVAAVIVVVSLVQGLKTSVLKQVERAGSQTIFIRPVFPMDMPLADYMKIKNKDMTLDEMRMLARSVPQITQVTPLFFNGAEVKAEGRSATVNQIMTDETYLELNSISLTAGRNFVPSDLRLGNKVAIIGPRVLEKLGLKGNPIGRIVSTPTLSLEVIGVLEEQGAQLGNDPDQNILIPLTTGMAQLTEAQRRQLFFQARVDPRLSADDGAELVEESLRRIKGLRGTEPSGFKVFSPKQITGIISGITGTITAVAGGMVSIALLVGGIGIMNIMLVSVTERTREIGIRKAVGAKRRDVLLQFLIEAAFLCILGGAIGVGLGFVLGAALGKALLGSMGSVPLWALISAFAVPAGIGLIFGLYPAAKASKLDPIEALRYE
- the rocD gene encoding ornithine--oxo-acid transaminase; amino-acid sequence: MATFAATSEALIQQENQYGAHNYHPLDVVCTKGEGVFLTDVDGKQYMDFLAAYSAVNQGHNHPKIGEAMIAQIKTLALTSRAFRNDQFPPLLEKLCKLTGFDKALLMNSGAEAVETALKAMRKWGYDKKGIEYGAAEIIVADGNFHGRTTTIVGFSTDPDSTSRFGPFTPGFVIVPYGDLEAVKRAITPNTCAIFMEPIQGEGGVVIPPQGFLKGLREVADQNNVLLVLDEIQSGLGRTGKLFAFEHEGIRPDGITIGKALSGGYYPVSAFLANDEVMDVFTPGIHGSTYGGNPLACAVASAALDVLVDEKLVARAAELGKHLEARLKGMKTSKLQEVRVRGLWAGVQLKPEAGGARKYCYLLKDRGMLCKDTHVDTIRLAPPLVITKEQIDWAVDQLEAVLQG
- a CDS encoding YIP1 family protein; this translates as MSDQPTSLYGDQPQAPPPPPGLMDQLAGVFTEPKALMLRLRQRPVWIGALLLAVGIGIVAGLIWASKVDMAEMTRHQMERTRDLFHMNIPDQAMEDAISKAEGKKPWLSAVSGAVFAIPFVYLVVALIVWGFAAMGTEDGETSPTFGQAFSVTCVHYLVTLPATLLAGIIALLRPVGGHSLQQLMPTVLSFYVSPESGFVRGLLALVDPLWIFSFVVLALGMRHALKTKTWAICACLTLFVVLGGGLRFVGGLFQ